From the Primulina tabacum isolate GXHZ01 chromosome 3, ASM2559414v2, whole genome shotgun sequence genome, one window contains:
- the LOC142539797 gene encoding protein NDH-DEPENDENT CYCLIC ELECTRON FLOW 5 → MAISYRTCLSFLNSVSIPVTQPEIKSVSLHSYNDNKRGFAFRAVAISAGYQQTDVGYLETKFGSQEGVSFSSIGDEGCVMRMRLKNGSSTILMLPSGLITSFKAAMWHGGSLELLHTSVSSSDNGDGDEVSVRGGLSLDLSCEDDAGVSWSPKAWNLNQVKGTPRDSIQVELVSNNTSEEGGEVEVKHIITLGEKFLTSEVIVSNSSNSSSLQLMGSIISHLTLSTPEATYAIGLQRSDFVNRPPLLSGFSLIPLEFIKRDGGKDTSNYSGLRKIFPNWVAKNQDGDVESMTKNSQDELDDSVQEEEDDYKHLAMKISRIYTNTPRNFTIIDRGRRNSVTLERYGFKEVYVFSPGSGHELYGKYSYVCIGNSALLEPIILKAGSEWRGGLSLSNPNS, encoded by the exons ATGGCCATTAGTTACAGGACTTGCCTCTCCTTTCTAAACTCCGTTTCTATTCCCGTCACACAACCCGAAATCAAAAGCGTTTCATTACACTCTTACAATGACAACAAACGGGGTTTTGCATTTCGAGCAGTGGCAATCAGTGCCGGTTATCAACAGACAGATGTGGGCTACCTTGAAACTAAGTTTGGTTCGCAGGAAGGGGTCAGCTTTTCGAGCATCGGCGACGAGGGCTGCGTGATGAGGATGCGTCTTAAGAACGGAAGCTCGACCATCTTGATGCTGCCGAGTGGTTTAATCACTTCATTCAAGGCTGCCATGTGGCATGGTGGTTCATTGGAGTTACTGCATACCTCGGTCTCCTCCTCAGATAATGGCGACGGCGACGAGGTGTCTGTTCGAGGAGGATTATCATTGGACTTAAGCTGTGAGGATGATGCAGGTGTTTCTTGGTCTCCAAAAGCTTGGAATTTGAATCAAGTAAAAGGAACTCCTCGAGATTCAATTCAG GTAGAATTAGTAAGCAATAACACCTCAGAAGAAGGCGGTGAAGTTGAAGTAAAGCATATTATAACTCTTGGAGAAAAATTTTTAACCTCAGAAGTtatagtctcgaactcgagcaaTTCTTCGTCGCTTCAATTGATGGGCTCGATCATTAGCCATCTTACACTGAGCACCCCGGAAGCAACTTATGCAATAGGACTACAAAGATCAGATTTTGTAAATAGACCTCCACTGTTGTCGGGTTTCAGCCTAATCCCTCTTGAATTTATAAAAAGAGATGGGGGTAAAGATACCAGCAACTACTCGGGATTGCGTAAAATATTCCCCAATTGGGTTGCCAAAAATCAGGATGGTGATGTAGAAAGCATGACGAAAAACTCACAAGACGAGTTGGATGACTCGGtacaagaagaagaagatgactACAAGCATTTGGCCATGAAAATTAGCCGGATTTACACCAATACACCTCGAAATTTCACCATTATTGATCGG GGTAGAAGGAATTCAGTGACGTTGGAAAGATATGGGTTCAAGGAAGTTTATGTTTTCAGCCCAGGATCAGGCCACGAATTATACGGCAAGTATTCATATGTCTGCATAGGCAATTCTGCTCTTCTTGAACCGATAATATTGAAAGCTGGAAGCGAATGGCGTGGAGGGCTAAGTTTATCGAATCCAAATTCCTAG